The genomic interval GCATATAACTGGAAAATGCTATAAGTGCACCAAATCCTAAGCTGAGGGTGAAGAACATCTGGGTGGCAGCATCTTTCCAAATATTGGCATTATTCAACAAACTCCACTGTAACATAATGAAAACAGAACATTAGGCTTACAGTTTAAGGGACCTCAGCTATTAGCAAGTCTACTCACATCTGGGTTGAAAAATGCCTTGACACCATTTCCTGCTCCCTCCAATGTAACACCTCGGAAGAACAAAATGATGAGAATGACGTAGGGGAATGTTGCAGTGAAATACACAACCTAGAAGGAAAATTAGAGAACATAACTGATCAGTTATCAGTTATAGAAGATTCAGATACTCATTCATGAAACTCCATAACTAGCTCAATTGCTTTTTCGCATCACTACCAGTGGTGGATCTAGTGGAGGGGCCCCCCttattttgagtaaaaaaaaaaaaagagtcacagaaagaagaaaagccaGCAGGGCAAGCAAGATTGGGCTGAATCAACTGGTGTTAACTGGTTCCTTAATCTGCGGCTGGTACACTGACCATTGAGAAGTCTCATAAAGTCTTGTCTCAAATCAAACGAGAATTGCTACAGCAGAAAATTGCAGATCTATTGCCctaaatgcaaatattttaaattagccAAGAAAGAATACCTTTCCACTTGATTTAATTCCTTTGACCACACAGAGATATGTAATAACCCATGCAAACACTAGACATCCAGCAAGTTTCCCATTCATACCAACTCCAGCATCTTCaatgttttttgaaatttgcattGCGTGGTGGTAGAAGTAATATTGTGGTGGGTCTCGCACACAACAATCTGGGAAATTATGATAACTTGCATTCACTGCTTGGTACTGTGGGGTGGCTTTGCAAGTTTTGTTGGAGGCACTGCACAGGCTATCAAGAGTCTTTTTGATTTTTGCAAATTCATTATAGTTGGTGCAAAGCTTGTCATGTTCCCAAGGTAGGGTACTGGTGAATGAAATGAAGAAGTAATAACAGCACCAAGCGATGACCACCACATAATAGAGGCACAACATCAGTGAGACCATGAGACATGACACACCAATACCAAAAAGGGCAGGGTGTACATCCTGCCAGCATCGTATGGCACTTTTTCTCATTCTCTGACCAATACTTAACTCCAGGAAGAACAGTGGTAATCCCTCAATCAACATGAAGATAACGTAAGGGATAAGAAAAGCACCTGTTGAATGGTAGAGATATTataagtgatgaaaattacCTGTTCTCATAGATCAACAAACCCAGTTGGAATTTTCTCTGACCCTCTGATTTACTTTTTTGTCTGAAGTTTGTTAAAACTAAATGATGGGTAGGGAAATTTCTCCCCTTCCAATTACATGTAATGGGAGACAGATCAAATTACAGTTTGATGAAAAATTGATTATAGGAGAACCCTACCAACTCAAACTCAAACAAGATTAGATTTACCTTGACActattttttcagtcatttactatcagctaacTTGAAACCTTGCTAACCCAAACCAATTTTTGTCTACATTGGGAGTTTGACTTAGCGGGTTTCTACTTTATTACATAATGGTAAAAACATGCAACCAGtaataaaaatttgacttttataaaatgatgaaaaggaGTCCATAGCAATAATTGAAAAGATCATAAGAGTGTCCACATTTCAGTGAGGTACATGCAGATAAAATCTTGTTTTACTCCTGGAAACTTAAGTGGTGTGCAAAGTTTCCATATGAAAAAACATAGACATGCTgtgcatgcaagagttattttttggggggtgggtggattacttgaaacattgtaggtgatgtctacattcttacaataggaaagaagagtattaatgCAGAAAGAGCAAAAATGTagaattaactcacacacaggtattttgtggtagattgtgtaTATTGTGcaaataactgtaaccaaaattaaactgtattggtgccacagataaCTGtaagtacaaaatgcagactgcagaccagatacaaaatgtagactgcagattgcagagtgggtacaaatgcagactgagaatctgaagagttttttttgtctggtatgtgataacatgtcatcttaccACTTACCAAGTGTCATGCAgtcgcttttccgcgatcagctttcaaGATTATTTGCACTAGTGTGGAATATTCCTgacccatttcttgatgaaaattgattgtaatataattttaagccttcatatagtcttctcactttgcacGCGAGTTGGTTAGTGTGATGGCTGTACAggttttaccaatgtaataaaaatagatgtagatgtagatgtaaatgagaagtcactattgaatatttaacatgcacaacattcgagaaacaattgacagctttgcacatTGTCcgttttatcatctttttaagcagtttgtgtttattttgttgacaaaaatgcagaccgagaccaaaactgttccttcgacttaaaatatattttcgatgttagtagatcacatcatattaacttacctccagaaaacatttattccaggtaacaaaatcaaataaacatgctaaCAATGGTATCTGAATTCAtccttggccaaacacaaacgactccacaagatcaaTTCCCCCAGGCAttgaaaacatacacaaaattGTCCATAgataattttaatcagacattcataTAGAGATAGCACtgagcaaaccaatccagaagAACATAATtggcacactcaacaaatcatgaatcaTGTAACACAGCTTGCtgttaaagaactgctcaaatcaaaatgtgcACAGAACTCCATTTTTCTCTTGAACAACTATCTAGGtatctgatatctttcatctgtccagtagtatTGTATTTCTCTTAAAGCGTagtaaaatatgttaaaaataaagaaaagccaacatttcttcTAAAAGATAATTCTATTTTACGAATCGCTCTCTCCGAAGCCCCCATTACTTCATTGAAATTTGAACAACTCTCAAACCAAAGATCAAAAACGACactgattggtgcgagatacatacccaaaTGTGGCGATCTGATTGGTACAAGATACATACCTTaaatgatctgattggtgcataataaaaaaaaaagacttgaaaagTGTACCCTTGAGCTGTCAGCTCTTCAGTGTCTAGGATGTTTTCTCTCCCAGCACAGTTAATCTACTGCTAGTGTTTgaagttattgttgttgttgttgtttttttgataCAGAAGAAACCTGTTTGAATGAGGGTAGCTACCAAATGAGTCTAAGAAGTATGAAAAAGAACAGTCGTAAACTTAATCAATTTACTTTGATCAGTGTGAAGCAATATGTCCAGTTGGAATTTGAAAACATTAATaacttagggcctgtttacgtggaggtgggggacccccggggtaacccgcctgtccatatagtctcttattttatcttgatcacgtttacatgacaggtggggtgacccgcgTAGGTGGGTTGCCTGGTCTGctgggtagggtaaccctgtcagccggaggaacaatttgccatgtaaacgtgcGAAAGTCGGATAACCTGCCTAGCCGGGGTGGTGCTCATATTACCACAAGATCAAATGAGCTAAGCAACAGTGAAACACGAGTGaaacaaactttttaaatttcctaGCCGTTCCATGCTGAGCTAAAAACCTTACAAGACCAATTTTTACGTCCTCTTAGCAATGAAACCTCGACAACGAATTAATCacgtttttactttgaactcATCACTACATTCGCATGTTGTGCCGAAGTGAAGACATTGTACCGTTAGAAACGGTTAACGCATCGAGCTAGTGGCTAAAATCTTCGAAAATTAATTACGTTCTTTTGGCAACGTTTTACAATACGTCGCCGTGGTGACATCTGAAACTCCTTAATAGCAAGTGCGAtaacaacctcgagaaacttcaccccggcatcccggtgtcacagcggatttggacccccccgcggatttggacccccggtccATATCTGCtggcggatttggacccccccggtccaaatccgctagcggatatggaccccccttcgcagatttggacccccctaccaaacttttcttttaagcatcctttgtatcatatttggtaactaattctatttgcaagctttttgtcgatgttcttttcaatcgcaacacaacattcctcaataaaggtaaaagaaaaaaacagtcatttcgttccaattctaccgcatttaTTTGAGCGAGTCGTACAGTTAACGTTAGAAtcagatgtgaacaaactactgcattcgaactattgaaattgttacgataaatccttgcttcttctgatgcgaatcaacattgatacgaaacgtcataacaatagtggagactattgcgtccagtcagaaaaataactcagtctgattttctaaaataataacaataaacagtttctgaacaagaacgaagaaactactcctactacaagtcgttcgtaaagcctatgataagtaaaaatgtttctattctgaactattggaactctcagcttattttcagttgcaaatcaacattaatcaacattaatgtcaacgtcttaacaaaaatggagactattacatcgaactcaatcttattttctaattttaatgattattaactgttgagggatccaaaataacaccttaacaattacgaagacgtctagagtctggcgatctgcagacaatgcagagccactcaCCCTCCGGGGTAGTCTTAAATCATGTGaaaccattcctcgcacaactcgcacagaaccatgtcgtcccaacactcgggcattgaataatgacaaaataaattagtgtcacaagtttgtctccTATTGAATCTAGTGGTGTTCGACTATCttggaaaaggttcaaaaacgacctctctccagacATCAAATTAACTCTTGTGCATTTttccttggtcaaaagaaacatccgacgggatgccagttcgtatgcattaacgatacgcatgttttgaatgaaaaacatactttagtacgcactggaacgtaaagtatcatccatttttactagaacgttgAGGacgatgttttcactcagttttgttgggggtccaaatccgcggagggggtccaaatccgctagcgtatttggaccgggggggtccatatccgctagcggatttggaccggggggtccgTATctgctagcggatttggaccggggggtccaaatctaggggagtccaaatccgctgggacaccgggGCTGTAAGATTCTATGTAAACGCGGGCTATTTTCTGACCACGGCCAGGCGATTCACCTTTCCATGTAAAGCGGCCCTGAATTGAAGATTTTGACCAGTACCTTTTTACGTCTTAAAGAAGCTGATTTGTCAGTGATTGCACTTCTGAAATCTGATTTGTCGTTTTGTTTCAGTGTACCGTGTCAAGGCGTTTCAGATCTACTCATGAATAAATCACTCAGTTGAGGGTCGATCAGATTGCAAGAAACGCCAGTTATTCTAAAATGTATGTGAATGTcgaattaataaataaacatagAACTCGTCATGAGGACACGGACGTTAGCAACCTTCGCGCCCATTAGTTTTGTTGAGGGTAAATTCTCAGGGTAAATTCTTAAGCGAAATTATGCAAGACGATTTGAAAGCTTGTCGCCCAGATGACATAATTTATTCGATGTTATTGACATGTGACGGACAGTAGCGTGTTGCATTTGTAGTTTTGGTTGAACGGTGGTTTGTCGTCGCAGTGGGACAGAACCGCTGTTGGGTTGCGTAATCTAATCTATATTAATTGCTTGAATATTGACTTTTCCTCGGTTAATAAGTAATCGAAATTGTACCGAATTCTTGGGGAACACATATCGCGTGCGTAGAATGTCACGTCACTGTAACTACAACACGCGAATTCCATTGATCCTATTCCGACCGAAATTGATAATGTGACAAAGCTTGAGAGTATTAAAAGGCTGCGAAACTTCTAAGAGTCTCGACGTTTACAACGGCTGTGGTCTATTTAGTCGAGTCTGAGAGGCGCCTCATTAGAGAGCCTCCAGGGGGGACCGATCAGGGCGTAAATCAGAGTTGATCGACTGTTAGTTGTTATAATCGCCACCCTAATAGTATTGTAAGCATGATACCACGTGAAATTGTAACTGGAAGAAAAGTGATCTCACCTCCTCCGTTTTTCTGACAAAGGTACGGGAACCTCCAAACATTTCCCAAACCGACAGCTAAACCAACAGTGGCGAGAATGAATTCAGCCTTGTGGCCCCAAGTCTCACGTTGCTCTTTGCCTCCTTCGCCGCTCTCGGCTGTCCCGATGTCGGTGGAAGACTTTCCATTAGGTTCATGAGAAAGGTCTTCTTTAGATTTATGAGTCAGAAAGTCGGTTGATTTATCATCTCGCACTGAAGGATCCATCCCTGTTGTAGTAAAAGAACAGCAAACGCAATATAAACAAACTCGAGAGAACAAATGCTAGAACCACAACATGGTTTGGACAACGTACATTACGTACACCATTGAGGCAGTACTTAGTTTTAAAGTATCAGAGTAGGCATCACGTTTACCTACCGATCTGTCGGTAGTTACACGTGTTAATCCGCGGCCGGTTCGCACGGATTTAACATTCACCGTAGATCGTAGTATTCGATGAGCTTCAGCCCTGAGGTTTACTTTCTAGCGATCGCGTATGTTTCAAGCTTAGGCTGCGACTAATCACAACTTGTCCGTCCTCTTTGACGAAAATGAGTTACTTCTTTGAGGAAAGCCTCGATACACTGATACAAAGCACGAAAGAAGTTATGCttcaagaaacaatttcttttttagatCCCGTGATCCCGTGATCCCGTGATCCCGTGCACGAGAGGAATGTTACAAAAGCAAATTACTTACATAGACACGCTAACGAAGCATGCTAAACGACCTTTGCTCGAACTTAGGCGGTGTCACGCCTTCACAACGAGTAAATCAAACGAAACAACTGATCAATTGATCAGATATAAGTTTGAATCTGAATTATTTTTGcgagaaaatattgaaaactcTTGAAACTATAGGACCTTAAACTTACTGACCATTACAAAGAAAGGATGTTTGTCTTCCCATGGCACATATTTATTTGTTACCATTGGCGAGTTTGGAGTCCCATATTTGCATGAGTTTGCAAAGGGTTATTGTGAAACTTATATGTATTTTCTGATCTCTTGATCCTTGAAGATGCTTTTACGTGTCTATGTAGAATGAcagagaaaatattaaaaaattgcgTGACATCGTGAGTGGTCCGCTTCGTTGAACGTTGTTATTGAAAGGATTATATTCACGACAAAAGGTGACTTTCTCGTATGAAATGACCATATACGTGTTCGTTTTTGATACGGCTAAATGATAGTTATTTTGCGACCAAAAACCATTTCaattaaatgaattttgaaaaagtgaataGGTTAAGTATACGGCTATAATCAATAACGATGAATGGTGATAATACGCCAGCGTACCTTGCAAAAACAATCCAACGGACGTACACACTAAATAGTTCTCTCCTCTAAATTCCCTGTCCTCAGGAACTTTAAGTTTCCGACAAGCCCCTCGCCTGATAATTTAAAGGgcacccctcccacccctcccaaaAAAAGCGTTTACCTAGTAAGGAAGCGTTTAAGTAGATTTTCAATATGCCTGAAAACTGTCTATACTTGTGTTTGATTGAATTCATACTATGTGCATGTCTGtgattcactttttttttgttttaatccaTAGAAATGTATTTTACATATAGTAGATTTTGCCaaccattcaaatgaaaaacataactTGCATTTTGTCTCAAAGCAGGTTTCAGTTAAGCCCTTCTCCCCTGGCCTGGCTCAAAGGATTAGTATTACACATCCAGAGGGACCCCATGCGGAAGATGATTAAATCTTGAGCTTCTTAAGGCGAATACAGTATTTGTTTGGTTAAATCATTGATACCTTTCTTACTTATCGTACCACGGAGGATACTACAGAGGGTAATGTTTAGATTTTTCTTATGGCCAGAAATTCTCTTTCGATGATATCATTCTTAGAATGCCTTTCTCATATTGCAAATCAGTGCAAATGAAGTTAGTTCATATTTCTAATGCTAACGTGCGTGACTCGTCTCCGAACCATATCGTGATATTTTGTATGGGGCTCTCCAACAGGAAATGGACTTCCTTTCGAATGTATGTGTGTATATTCGATGCCGGCGGCGGTATTAGATGATAATAAAACGAGAATGGGTCAttgaaaacggaaaaaaaagaaaaactgacaGTCGTAAACAAGATTCACGCTTCGAAAAGTCCTCGAAGTTTTTTCCTGCGAACAGCCGAGAGCGAACGATATAATGAAGCTCAGTCCGCGGGTCGAATATGCCAACTTTAAGCCTAAAGAATGTCTCTTTCATCGGCACCCCTAAGAAAGGAAACTACCCCTTCACAACCTAAAATAGAAAGGCATCAATATAGCTATAGAACAGATTATAATTCGACGCAAAGactaaaatcctttttttttaagctgatCGAGTCAAACTAGACGTGATCGATCGGTGAAGTTGgtaagaaattgaattttcgTCGCCTttattaactaaaaaaaagaaaatttgaagtcCATCTTGTCTCGATATCGAAAATATGTCTAATACATTTAAGTAATGCGaatgtattttcattttccatcacCACCATTCCTTTTCATTTGTCGTGGCCACTTTTCCCTTTCCCTTCGTTCCTGTTCCTGATTCCTGCTCTTAATGACACCAGTCTTTGCAATTGAATTTATGGTTGTTGGTTTATGTACAATCTCGTATGCCTGAGCGTTTAGTCGACTTGCTGTGGACTACAAAGTCTTGGATTCCTagttaattttgaattaataCGTTTCTTTCCGCATTCCTCCTTGTTCTAATCTTAAATCATAGCTTCGGTATTCAAATTAGTCAACCAAATCACTGCGTGGGATTTGATTTATGCATTCATCTACGATACGGTTCAGAAGTTTGCTGGTCGGTGCATCGCGAGTTAGGCCACTAACTTACTTTATGTCGAGGATAGAATACTGTTATGTTGTAACTTCCTTGTCAATTAATAGTCTACGGCTAAACAGAGACTACAGATTGGATAATTCCCTCCCTATCGTTAGATCACTGTAGTTTTCATATGTATGAATCTTAAATAGTCAGCAGTAAGAATGGGCTGAATAAATTAGAATGCCTTTGAATGGAAAacacgaaaggaaaaaaaaggtaaattctACAGGGTCCAGTTTCGTGATAAATCAGCCCAACTCTTGATATAGATCGTTTCCGCCCTGGGAAACATAGGAATGAATGTCTTCATCGGATTACTACTGAGCGTCGTCATTGCGAAAACACTCCAGCTAATAAAGTGGTACGAGTAACAAAGCTGAAATCAGGACAACGGACAGTT from Pocillopora verrucosa isolate sample1 chromosome 14, ASM3666991v2, whole genome shotgun sequence carries:
- the LOC131793321 gene encoding sodium- and chloride-dependent GABA transporter 1-like, with amino-acid sequence MDPSVRDDKSTDFLTHKSKEDLSHEPNGKSSTDIGTAESGEGGKEQRETWGHKAEFILATVGLAVGLGNVWRFPYLCQKNGGGAFLIPYVIFMLIEGLPLFFLELSIGQRMRKSAIRCWQDVHPALFGIGVSCLMVSLMLCLYYVVVIAWCCYYFFISFTSTLPWEHDKLCTNYNEFAKIKKTLDSLCSASNKTCKATPQYQAVNASYHNFPDCCVRDPPQYYFYHHAMQISKNIEDAGVGMNGKLAGCLVFAWVITYLCVVKGIKSSGKVVYFTATFPYVILIILFFRGVTLEGAGNGVKAFFNPDWSLLNNANIWKDAATQMFFTLSLGFGALIAFSSYMPLHNQVMRDAYTVVFINCGTSVFAGIVVFSILGYREHVTGIPATEVGSGPGLAFMTFSDAILLMDVSPLWAILFFFMLILLGIDSEFGTLEAAIGPIMELKIFPNMRKELLTLLVAVILFLFGLCMVSGPGFYIFQMFDDYSVTIPLLVIALFQCIGVAWVYGNDRFADDIEFMTGKRPWIGWMICWKYISPLALFVVLIALIAQQSQSAPTYSKFVGCTQDPYSGAGSDKWTVREKYPDWAVFVLVMIVLVSTLPILIWMIKDWPKNWRQGFHKTFCTGVNNYLPDPKKEEIPGDAKRGSSNYGMEGGNVM